In Rhizorhabdus phycosphaerae, the genomic stretch GCGCGTGGGCTTCTCCGGCCCCGCCAGCGCGCTGCGCGAGGCGCTCGTCGCGCGCGGCTGGCAGGTCGAGGATGTCGGCACGGGCTTCCGCATCAGGCGCGCCGCCACTCCGGCTCCATGACCGACCAGATCGCGCTGCCCTTCCAGTGGCCGGCGGAAGAGAATGAGCGCGACTTCATCGTCGGCGACGCCAACCGCACGGCGGTTCGCCACCTCGAACATTGGTCGCTGTGGCCCGTGATGGCCAGCGTGCTGACCGGCCCGCGCAAGTCGGGGCGGAGCCTGCTGGGTCGCATCTTCGCCGCCAAGACGGGCGGGCGCTTCATCGACAATGCCGAAGGGCAGGATGAGGAGCGGCTGTTCCACGCGTGGAACGCAGCCCAGGCCGATCGCAAGCCGCTGTTGCTCGCCGCCGATCAACCGCCGGCCCGCTGGAAGATCAAGCTTCCCGATCTGCGCTCGCGTCTGC encodes the following:
- a CDS encoding HdaA/DnaA family protein, which produces MTDQIALPFQWPAEENERDFIVGDANRTAVRHLEHWSLWPVMASVLTGPRKSGRSLLGRIFAAKTGGRFIDNAEGQDEERLFHAWNAAQADRKPLLLAADQPPARWKIKLPDLRSRLLASQHVAIEEPDLALMTALVEKLINNRGLDARPDVVRYVVPRIERSYVALARLVDALDEAALARRRPITLAVAKEALAAIGVTEDTYRLL